A stretch of DNA from Nitrospinota bacterium:
CGAGCGGATTCTCAGCAGGGTGGGCCAGGCCCTGCCCGAAGCGGCCGAGGCCGACCTCCTGGTCGTCCCCATGGCCAAGCCGGGTCTTGAGGTCATCCTCGGCATGACGCGGGACGAGCAGTTCGGCCCGGCGGTGATGTTCGGTCTCGGGGGAGTGTGGGTCGAGCTCCTCGAGGACATCACTTTTAGACTCGTGCCCGTTGCAGAGGCCGAGGCCCGGCGGATGCTCACCGAGATCAAGGGCGCGCCGCTGCTCGCCAGCTACAGGGGAGCGCCGCCCCGCGACGTGGAGGCCCTGGTCGGGAGGATTCTTGGCCTTTCTGAGCTCGTGGAGGCCCACCCGGCCATCGCCTCCATCGACATCAACCCCCTCGTGGTTTATGAAGAGGGCACCCTGGTGGTGGACGCCAAGGTGTTCATCGAGGGCGCCGAAGCATCAGCGTGAGGAGAGCGGTCCATGTCACCTATGGTGGAGGTTCGAGAGCGGGCGAAAAAGATCTTGGAGGCGGGCGATCCGGAAGGTGCCCTGAAGGTTCTTCAAGATAAGGTTGATGAGCTGGACGCCCAAGAAAAATACGACCTCATGGCCAAGTGGGCCCTGTTGGATGATCAGATCCCGTGTCTTGAGGCCCTGGAGGATCATGAGGCGGTTGAGGAGGTTCGGGCCGAGCAGGCCCGGGTGGTCAGGGAGCACGACGCAAAGATTGCGATCGGGGAGATTAGGGCCCACCACCCGGTTACCGACTCGAAGAAGGACCTTCCCTCCAGAGACCGGGGGCCCGCACCGAGGCCCGAAGACTACCGGGTAGAGTGACGGAGGGCTTTCGTGGGAGTGTTGGGCCGCTGGCTCGGTCGCAGGAGTCCAAGTCCCGAGGAAGCATGCGCCGAGGCGCTATGGGTGGCGTACGAGAAGCTCTTGCCTGAGGTCCGCTCGATGATAGTAGAGCCCGCCGCCGAATGGACCGCAGGGATGGAGCGGCCGGCGCTTGAAGTTGGCGAGGATGCCCTCAGGAAAGAGCTCATCTTTTACATCTGCTTTCTCTCGACCATCCACTGCCAGGAGTTTCTTTCGGACTGGCGCCCCTTCCTAGACCACCTCCACGCCCGGGCCCTGAAGGACCTCCCCCCGGGAGCCGATGAGGAGCTCAACGCCCACTACGCTGAATACACGTCCGCCTTCGAGGGTGGGATGGGGCGCAACTGGCACGCCGTCAACCGGCTCTTTATGGCCAGGTTACAGGAGCTTCTCGGCGACATCCCTAGGCTGCTCTGGTCAGGGGCGACCTTCGCCATGCTTGACCTCACCCGCCGGGCGGCCCTGGAAATCCTCGAACAGTTGCCCGGCAAGGCGACCGGGGAGGCCTGCCCGGCGTGCGGTCTGGCGGGCCACCTCCAGCGGGTGGCCTTCGGAGAGACGGGCTCCGTCGAAATCTGCAACGCCTGCCTGGATGCGCCGCACGTCAGGGAGAAGCTTATCGGCGATTTCGCTGCGCTCTTCGGACTGGTGGAGCGCGGACACGCCGAGGCCACGGAGCTAATCCACCAGCTCGCGTCCCGCCACCGCATGAGCGAGCCGGAGATTCTCAAAACGACCGCCCCTGGGGGCGAAGGTAGCGAGGAGGCCCTATAAAGCTCCGATTGCGAGGGTGCTCATGGAGGCGGGGTAAAGTATCACCTCCTGGACATCGCTGCTTCCAGCCTCACATATACCACGTAGGTGGTGAGGTAATGTTCAAAGCTAATTTATTTCTCTCCATTTTTGTTCTGAGAGCGGCTGAAGCCAATTTGATACCGCTCCGAGACGAAAGCCAATAGCGTCCCGACAATCATCCCGATGAGAAACCCATACGGCAGCCCAACCGCTATCAACCCTACCAACAAAGCGATTGCGAGGTCAGCCCTTGGATGGACGATGTCTTCTATCAACCTCATCAGCGTCAATCCTTCAAAAAATAAGATAACCCCCAAAATGGGAAGGGGAAAGATCGTGATGATCCCATTAAAACTGCCACTAAAGAAAAGCCCCAACAATAGATACATGGAGCCGTAAATAACAACGGAGCCTCCCGTTCGGCCTCCGAAAGCATAATGGCCCGCCATACCACCTGAGCCGTGACACACAGGGACTCCGCCCAGAAATGGAGCAACGATGTTCATCAATGAATAGGTCAGGCCAATTTTACGCACCGTGATTTCTTTTTCAGGGAACAGGTCATTCGCAATCTGCTTGGTTGCATAGATTGAGTTCCCCAGAGAAAGCGGAATTTGTGGCAGGGCTAACACGAAAAATCCCAAAATGATGTCTCGGATACTCGGCGCATGTAATTGCGGGAGGGCAAATCGAAAACTTGGCTCTAAAACG
This window harbors:
- a CDS encoding acetate--CoA ligase family protein — encoded protein: MHELVETAAKAPRHLTEAEAYELLSAYGFTTPAWRVVSSFGEAVEAASELGYPVALKLSSPTVLHKSDVGGVVLGLDGPEDVASAFERILSRVGQALPEAAEADLLVVPMAKPGLEVILGMTRDEQFGPAVMFGLGGVWVELLEDITFRLVPVAEAEARRMLTEIKGAPLLASYRGAPPRDVEALVGRILGLSELVEAHPAIASIDINPLVVYEEGTLVVDAKVFIEGAEASA
- a CDS encoding putative sulfate/molybdate transporter translates to MKTAIRFDRNEWSGAFGDIGTDLPLITGMILVSGIDAASVLIVFGIMQILTARLYGIPMPVQPLKAVAAIVIAERLTGSVIYGAGLAIGFTMLLLTVTGLIDWLGRVIPKAVIRGIQFGLGAKLALLALTNFVQAEGATGYVLAAIAFVMVIGLLGNRKYPPALFVIMLGLLYSFLFKTPASVLEPSFRFALPQLHAPSIRDIILGFFVLALPQIPLSLGNSIYATKQIANDLFPEKEITVRKIGLTYSLMNIVAPFLGGVPVCHGSGGMAGHYAFGGRTGGSVVIYGSMYLLLGLFFSGSFNGIITIFPLPILGVILFFEGLTLMRLIEDIVHPRADLAIALLVGLIAVGLPYGFLIGMIVGTLLAFVSERYQIGFSRSQNKNGEK